A window from Thunnus albacares chromosome 19, fThuAlb1.1, whole genome shotgun sequence encodes these proteins:
- the top2b gene encoding DNA topoisomerase 2-beta isoform X1 yields the protein MSNGAAGSGGLAWMEAANGRGDSGKMEGSKKDKAGSKLSVERVYQKKTQLEHILLRPDTYIGTVEPITQQMWVFDEEVGMNQREITYVPGLYKIFDEILVNAADNKQRDKNMTAIKITIDPESNTISIWNNGKGIPVVEHKDEKMYVPALIFGHLLTSSNYDDDEKKVTGGRNGYGAKLCNIFSTKFTVETACKEYRHSFKQTWQNNMTKTADPKIKFFDGDDFTCVTFQPDLSKFKMEKLDKDIVALLTRRAYDVAGSCRGVKVTLNGKKLPVTGFRSYVDLYVKDKLDETGVALKVVNETVNERWEVCLTMSEKGFQQISFVNSIATTKGGRHIDYVVDQIVAKLIEVVKKKNKAGVSVKPFQVKNHIWVFVNALIENPSFDSQTKENMTLQTKSFGSKCLLSDKFVRAATNCGIVESILNWVKFKAQTQLNKKCSSVKHSKIKGIPKLDDANDAGGKHSSECTLILTEGDSAKSLAVSGLGVIGRDRYGVFPLRGKILNVREATHKQIMENAEINNIIKIVGLQYKKSYEDPESLRSLRYGKIMIMTDQDQDGSHIKGLLINFFHHNWPSLLKHTFLEEFITPIVKATKNKQELAFYSIPEFDEWKKQTENYKTWHIKYYKGLGTSTSKEAKEYFADMEKHRITFRYSGAEDDAAITLAFSKKKTDDRKEWLTNFMEDRRQRRMHGLPEQYLYGTQARHLSYNDFINKELILFSNSDNERSIPSLVDGLKPGQRKVLFTCLKRNDKREVKVAQLAGSVAEMSAYHHGEQALMMTIVNLAQNFVGSNNVNILQPLGQFGTRINGGKDAASPRYIFTMLSPLAKLLFPAMDSNLLKFLYDDNQKVEPEWYIPIIPMVLVNGAEGIGTGWACKIPNYDPREIVNNINRMLKHQDPLPMLPRYKNFKGLIHELGQNQYLVSGEVSVIDKNTIEITELPVRTWTQAYKESVLEPMLQGSDKTPALINDYKEYHTDSTVKFVVRMSEEKLAQAEAAGLHKVFKLQSSLTCNSMVLFDQMGCLKRYDSVQDILKEFFELRLHYYKLRKDWLLGSLGAEASKLSNQARFVLEKIEGKITIENKSKRELIRMLVQKGYESDPVAAWSKAQEKAQEEDYHDGNDSDSSVDSGSSSGPNFNYILSMPLWCLTKEKVEELLKQRDHKRGELNDLQKKSSEDLWKEDLAVFIEELDNLEAHEREEQSLGKAIKLVKGKVGKPKVKKMNLEETMPSPFGRRVDPPTQPIKSDAAKKLTKKKKSDSDPAVKLEFDEEGLGGEGGTGENSVAKPKAPRVKKEKKEPATPRVRKPPGPKGTPAKKVKKRNPWSDDESKSDSDLENSEPIIPRETKSQRASASKPKYTFDFSEEEEADEEENGDDDVASSPVRSFKDDFTASDTKQRYSDHNDEDDEDDNEVSYSSPKQKTTSAPVAKKKETTSIFSSKSAFSEKSNDSDGSKSDSDDDNGPVFSTYSSSSAFDKLSPAKKAAKKPSDAAPKPKKPPAPKAKKPDKSIWDSDSDTGSKKPAPALKGKGRGRKRKGSGSEDEYSPMKKTAKPVGRKPQKPPSDDEDDDSNSLSAMNAPSRDRPGRAKRDVKYFDESDNEEEDDDDDMFD from the exons TGAGTCCAACACCATCTCTATCTGGAACAACGGTAAAGGAATCCCGGTGGTTGAGCACAAGGACGAGAAGATGTACGTCCCGGCTCTCATTTTCGGCCATCTGCTCACCTCCAGCAACTACGACGATGATGAGAAAAAGGTCACAG GTGGAAGGAACGGATACGGTGCTAAACTCTGCAACATCTTCAGTACCAAGTTCACAGTGGAAACCGCCTGCAAGGAGTACAGACACAGTTTTAAACAG ACATGGCAGAACAACATGACCAAGACAGCCGACCCCAAGATCAAGTTCTTCGACGGCGACGACTTCACCTGCGTGACGTTCCAGCCAGATCTCTCCAAGTTCAAGATGGAGAAACTGGACAAGGATATCGTAGCACTTCTTACCCGCAGAGCATATGATGTAGCCGGCTCCTGCAGGGGGGTCAAAGTCACGCTGAACGGGAAAAAGTTACCC GTTACTGGGTTCCGCAGCTACGTGGATCTatatgtgaaggacaaactGGACGAGACGGGCGTGGCCCTGAAGGTGGTGAACGAAACTGTAAATGAACGGTGGGAGGTTTGCCTCACCATGAGCGAGAAAGGATTCCAACAGATCAGCTTTGTTAACAGCATCGCCACCACCAAG GGTGGCAGACACATCGACTATGTGGTGGATCAGATAGTTGCCAAACTTATCGAagtggtgaagaagaagaacaaggcAGGAGTGTCAGTCAAACCTTTCCAG GTGAAAAACCACATCTGGGTGTTTGTGAACGCGCTGATTGAGAATCCCAGCTTTGACTCCCAGACCAAGGAGAACATGACACTACAGACCAAGAGCTTTGGGTCCAAGTGCCTTCTGTCAGACAAGTTCGTCCGGGCT GCAACCAATTGCGGGATTGTGGAGAGTATACTCAACTGGGTGAAGTTCAAAGCTCAGACACAGCTGAATAAAAAGTGCTCATCTGTGAAGCACAGCAAGATCAAAGGCATCCCCAAGCTAGATGACGCCAACGATGCTG GTGGCAAACACTCCTCTGAATGCACACTCATCCTCACTGAGGGAGACTCAGCCAAGTCTCTGGCCGTCTCTGGACTGGGAGTCATCGGGCGAGATCGCTACGGAGTGTTCCCGCTGAGAGGCAAGATCCTCAACGTGCGAGaggcaacacacaaacaa ATCATGGAAAATGCTGAGATTAACAACATCATCAAAATCGTTGGCCTTCAATACAAGAAGAGCTATGAAGACCCAGAGTCTCTGAGGAGCCTGCGCTACGGCAAGATCATGATCATGACAGATCAG GATCAAGATGGTTCCCATATTAAAGGTCTGCTCATCAACTTCTTCCACCACAACTGGCCGTCCCTGCTCAAACACACATTCCTGGAGGAATTTATCACACCAATTGTCAAa GCGACCAAGAACAAGCAAGAGCTGGCCTTCTACAGCATTCCAGAGTTTGATGAGTggaagaaacagacagaaaactatAAAACCTGGCATATAAAGTACTACAAAG GTTTGGGTACAAGTACAAGCAAAGAGGCAAAGGAATACTTTGCTGACATGGAGAAGCACCGCATCACATTCAGatacagcggagcagaggacgACGCCGCCATCACTCTG GCCTTCAGTAAGAAGAAGACAGACGACAGGAAGGAGTGGCTGACAAACTTCATGGAGGACAGGCGTCAAAGGAGGATGCACGGCCTACCAGAG caatacCTGTATGGAACTCAGGCCAGGCACCTGTCATACAATGACTTCATCAACAAGGAGCTGATTCTGTTTTCCAACTCTGACAATGAGAGATCTATTCCATCTTTGGTTGACG gcttAAAGCCAGGCCAGAGGAAGGTCCTGTTCACCTGCTTGAAGAGGAACGACAAGAGGGAAGTGAAGGTGGCACAGCTTGCCGGTTCAGTGGCAGAGATGTCTGCTTACCATCATGGAGAG CAAGCTCTGATGATGACCATCGTGAACTTGGCTCAGAACTTTGTGGGCAGCAACAACGTGAACATCCTGCAGCCACTGGGTCAGTTTGGTACTCGTATCAATGGAGGCAAAGATGCTGCCAGTCCTCGTTATATCTTCACCATGCTCAG TCCTCTCGCCAAGCTGCTGTTCCCAGCCATGGACTCCAACCTGCTCAAATTCCTGTATGACGACAACCAGAAGGTGGAGCCCGAATGGTACATTCCCATTATTCCAATGGTGCTGGTGAACGGTGCAGAGGGCATTGGGACAGGCTGGGCGTGTAAAATCCCCAACTACGACCCCCGAGAGATCGTCAACAACATCAACCGGATGCTCAAACACCAGGACCCCCTGCCAATG CTTCCCAGATACAAAAACTTCAAAGGGCTGATCCATGAACTGGGTCAGAACCAGTACCTGGTCAGCGGAGAGGTGTCGGTCATCGACAAAAACACCATTGAGATCACAGAGCTGCCTGTTCGGACATGGACACAG GCCTATAAGGAGTCTGTGCTGGAGCCCATGCTACAGGGCAGCGACAAAACACCAGCGCTCATCAACGATTATAAGGAATACCACACAGATAGCACAGTCAAGTTTGTGGTTCGCATGTCTGAGGAGAAACTAGCCCAGGCTGAAGCAGCTGGTCTCCACAAAGTCTTCAAGCTGCAGTCCAGCCTCACCTGCAACTCCATG GTGCTGTTCGACCAGATGGGATGTCTGAAGAGATACGATTCAGTCCAGGACATCCTTAAAGAGTTCTTCGAGCTCCGCCTGCACTACTACAAACTGAGGAAGGACTGGTTACTGGGCAGTCTGGGAGCTGAGGCATCCAAACTTTCCAACCAGGCTCGCTTTGTACTGGAGAAGATCGAAGGAAAAATAACGATCG AGAACAAATCCAAACGTGAACTGATCCGCATGCTGGTCCAGAAAGGCTACGAGTCTGACCCTGTAGCTGCCTGGTCCAAGGCTCAGGAGAAG GCTCAAGAAGAAGATTACCATGACGGAAACGACAGTGACAGCTCAGTGGACTCGGGCTCCTCATCTGGACCAAACTTCAACTACATCCTCAGCATGCCTCTGTGGTGCCTGACGAAAGAGAAGGTGGAGGAGCTGCTCAAACAGAGGGACCATAAG agaggagagctgaATGATCTACAGAAGAAATCCTCAGAGGATCTGTGGAAGGAGGACTTGGCAGTGTTCATCGAGGAGCTGGAT AACCTGGAGGCCCATGAGCGAGAAGAGCAGAGTTTAGGAAAGGCCATCAAACTGGTGAAGGGTAAAGTGGGCAAACCTAAAGTGAAGAAGATGAACCTCGAGGAGACCATGCCCTCGCCGTTCGGCCGTAGGGTGGATCCTCCGactcagccaatcaaatctgaCGCTGCCAAGAAACTgaccaaaaagaagaag AGTGACTCCGACCCGGCGGTGAAGTTGGAGTTCGATGAAGAAGGTTTGGGTGGAGAAGGAGGAACAGGAGAAAACTCTGTGGCCAAACCAAAGGCTCCACGTGttaagaaggagaagaaagaaccAG CAACTCCCAGAGTGAGAAAACCTCCAGGACCCAAAGGTACCCCCGCTAAGAAGGTGAAGAAGAGAAATCCCTGGTCTGATGATGAGTCCAAGTCAGACAGTGACCTGGAGAACAGCGAGCCCATCATCCCCAGAGAGACCAAGTCCCAGAGGGCATCAG CGTCGAAGCCAAAATATACGTTTGACTTctcggaggaggaggaggcagacgAAGAGGAGAACGGAGACGACGATGTGGCTTCTTCTCCGGTGAGGTCGTTCAAAGATGACTTCACCGCCTCTGACACCAAGCAGCGCTACAGCGACCATAACGACGAGGACGACGAGGACGACAACGAAGTCTCCTACTCTTCCCCCAAACAAAAGACCAC GTCTGCACCAGtagcaaaaaagaaagagacaacCAGCATCTTCTCGTCCAAGTCAGCCTTCTCTGAAAAGAGCAACGACAGTG ATGGGTCCAAATCTGACAGCGACGATGACAACGGCCCAGTGTTCTCCACCTACTCCAGCAGCTCTGCATTTGACAAACTATCGCCAGCAAAGAAAG CAGCTAAGAAGCCCTCTGATGCAGCTCCTAAACCTAAGAAGCCACCAGCACCAAAAGCAAAGAAACCAGATAAATCCATCTGGGACTCCGACTCTGACACTGGGTCCAAGAAGCCAGCACCAGCTCTTAAAG GTAAaggcagagggaggaagaggaagggctCTGGCTCTGAGGATGAGTACAGTCCAAtgaagaaaacagcaaaacctGTCGGCAGA AAGCCTCAAAAACCTCCATCCGATGACGAGGATGACGACAGCAACAGCCTGAGTGCGATGAACGCTCCGTCCCGTGACCGGCCGGGCCGGGCCAAGAGAGATGTCAAATACTTTGACGAGTCAGACAACGAGGAAGAAGACGACGATGACGACATGTTTGATTAA
- the top2b gene encoding DNA topoisomerase 2-beta isoform X2 — protein sequence MMRKRSQVEGTDTVLNSATSSVPSSQWKPPARSTDTVLNRVLTLVISETWQNNMTKTADPKIKFFDGDDFTCVTFQPDLSKFKMEKLDKDIVALLTRRAYDVAGSCRGVKVTLNGKKLPVTGFRSYVDLYVKDKLDETGVALKVVNETVNERWEVCLTMSEKGFQQISFVNSIATTKGGRHIDYVVDQIVAKLIEVVKKKNKAGVSVKPFQVKNHIWVFVNALIENPSFDSQTKENMTLQTKSFGSKCLLSDKFVRAATNCGIVESILNWVKFKAQTQLNKKCSSVKHSKIKGIPKLDDANDAGGKHSSECTLILTEGDSAKSLAVSGLGVIGRDRYGVFPLRGKILNVREATHKQIMENAEINNIIKIVGLQYKKSYEDPESLRSLRYGKIMIMTDQDQDGSHIKGLLINFFHHNWPSLLKHTFLEEFITPIVKATKNKQELAFYSIPEFDEWKKQTENYKTWHIKYYKGLGTSTSKEAKEYFADMEKHRITFRYSGAEDDAAITLAFSKKKTDDRKEWLTNFMEDRRQRRMHGLPEQYLYGTQARHLSYNDFINKELILFSNSDNERSIPSLVDGLKPGQRKVLFTCLKRNDKREVKVAQLAGSVAEMSAYHHGEQALMMTIVNLAQNFVGSNNVNILQPLGQFGTRINGGKDAASPRYIFTMLSPLAKLLFPAMDSNLLKFLYDDNQKVEPEWYIPIIPMVLVNGAEGIGTGWACKIPNYDPREIVNNINRMLKHQDPLPMLPRYKNFKGLIHELGQNQYLVSGEVSVIDKNTIEITELPVRTWTQAYKESVLEPMLQGSDKTPALINDYKEYHTDSTVKFVVRMSEEKLAQAEAAGLHKVFKLQSSLTCNSMVLFDQMGCLKRYDSVQDILKEFFELRLHYYKLRKDWLLGSLGAEASKLSNQARFVLEKIEGKITIENKSKRELIRMLVQKGYESDPVAAWSKAQEKAQEEDYHDGNDSDSSVDSGSSSGPNFNYILSMPLWCLTKEKVEELLKQRDHKRGELNDLQKKSSEDLWKEDLAVFIEELDNLEAHEREEQSLGKAIKLVKGKVGKPKVKKMNLEETMPSPFGRRVDPPTQPIKSDAAKKLTKKKKSDSDPAVKLEFDEEGLGGEGGTGENSVAKPKAPRVKKEKKEPATPRVRKPPGPKGTPAKKVKKRNPWSDDESKSDSDLENSEPIIPRETKSQRASASKPKYTFDFSEEEEADEEENGDDDVASSPVRSFKDDFTASDTKQRYSDHNDEDDEDDNEVSYSSPKQKTTSAPVAKKKETTSIFSSKSAFSEKSNDSDGSKSDSDDDNGPVFSTYSSSSAFDKLSPAKKAAKKPSDAAPKPKKPPAPKAKKPDKSIWDSDSDTGSKKPAPALKGKGRGRKRKGSGSEDEYSPMKKTAKPVGRKPQKPPSDDEDDDSNSLSAMNAPSRDRPGRAKRDVKYFDESDNEEEDDDDDMFD from the exons ATGATGAGAAAAAGGTCACAG GTGGAAGGAACGGATACGGTGCTAAACTCTGCAACATCTTCAGTACCAAGTTCACAGTGGAAACCGCCTGCAAGGAGTACAGACACAGTTTTAAACAG GGTTTTGACATTGGTCATATCTGAG ACATGGCAGAACAACATGACCAAGACAGCCGACCCCAAGATCAAGTTCTTCGACGGCGACGACTTCACCTGCGTGACGTTCCAGCCAGATCTCTCCAAGTTCAAGATGGAGAAACTGGACAAGGATATCGTAGCACTTCTTACCCGCAGAGCATATGATGTAGCCGGCTCCTGCAGGGGGGTCAAAGTCACGCTGAACGGGAAAAAGTTACCC GTTACTGGGTTCCGCAGCTACGTGGATCTatatgtgaaggacaaactGGACGAGACGGGCGTGGCCCTGAAGGTGGTGAACGAAACTGTAAATGAACGGTGGGAGGTTTGCCTCACCATGAGCGAGAAAGGATTCCAACAGATCAGCTTTGTTAACAGCATCGCCACCACCAAG GGTGGCAGACACATCGACTATGTGGTGGATCAGATAGTTGCCAAACTTATCGAagtggtgaagaagaagaacaaggcAGGAGTGTCAGTCAAACCTTTCCAG GTGAAAAACCACATCTGGGTGTTTGTGAACGCGCTGATTGAGAATCCCAGCTTTGACTCCCAGACCAAGGAGAACATGACACTACAGACCAAGAGCTTTGGGTCCAAGTGCCTTCTGTCAGACAAGTTCGTCCGGGCT GCAACCAATTGCGGGATTGTGGAGAGTATACTCAACTGGGTGAAGTTCAAAGCTCAGACACAGCTGAATAAAAAGTGCTCATCTGTGAAGCACAGCAAGATCAAAGGCATCCCCAAGCTAGATGACGCCAACGATGCTG GTGGCAAACACTCCTCTGAATGCACACTCATCCTCACTGAGGGAGACTCAGCCAAGTCTCTGGCCGTCTCTGGACTGGGAGTCATCGGGCGAGATCGCTACGGAGTGTTCCCGCTGAGAGGCAAGATCCTCAACGTGCGAGaggcaacacacaaacaa ATCATGGAAAATGCTGAGATTAACAACATCATCAAAATCGTTGGCCTTCAATACAAGAAGAGCTATGAAGACCCAGAGTCTCTGAGGAGCCTGCGCTACGGCAAGATCATGATCATGACAGATCAG GATCAAGATGGTTCCCATATTAAAGGTCTGCTCATCAACTTCTTCCACCACAACTGGCCGTCCCTGCTCAAACACACATTCCTGGAGGAATTTATCACACCAATTGTCAAa GCGACCAAGAACAAGCAAGAGCTGGCCTTCTACAGCATTCCAGAGTTTGATGAGTggaagaaacagacagaaaactatAAAACCTGGCATATAAAGTACTACAAAG GTTTGGGTACAAGTACAAGCAAAGAGGCAAAGGAATACTTTGCTGACATGGAGAAGCACCGCATCACATTCAGatacagcggagcagaggacgACGCCGCCATCACTCTG GCCTTCAGTAAGAAGAAGACAGACGACAGGAAGGAGTGGCTGACAAACTTCATGGAGGACAGGCGTCAAAGGAGGATGCACGGCCTACCAGAG caatacCTGTATGGAACTCAGGCCAGGCACCTGTCATACAATGACTTCATCAACAAGGAGCTGATTCTGTTTTCCAACTCTGACAATGAGAGATCTATTCCATCTTTGGTTGACG gcttAAAGCCAGGCCAGAGGAAGGTCCTGTTCACCTGCTTGAAGAGGAACGACAAGAGGGAAGTGAAGGTGGCACAGCTTGCCGGTTCAGTGGCAGAGATGTCTGCTTACCATCATGGAGAG CAAGCTCTGATGATGACCATCGTGAACTTGGCTCAGAACTTTGTGGGCAGCAACAACGTGAACATCCTGCAGCCACTGGGTCAGTTTGGTACTCGTATCAATGGAGGCAAAGATGCTGCCAGTCCTCGTTATATCTTCACCATGCTCAG TCCTCTCGCCAAGCTGCTGTTCCCAGCCATGGACTCCAACCTGCTCAAATTCCTGTATGACGACAACCAGAAGGTGGAGCCCGAATGGTACATTCCCATTATTCCAATGGTGCTGGTGAACGGTGCAGAGGGCATTGGGACAGGCTGGGCGTGTAAAATCCCCAACTACGACCCCCGAGAGATCGTCAACAACATCAACCGGATGCTCAAACACCAGGACCCCCTGCCAATG CTTCCCAGATACAAAAACTTCAAAGGGCTGATCCATGAACTGGGTCAGAACCAGTACCTGGTCAGCGGAGAGGTGTCGGTCATCGACAAAAACACCATTGAGATCACAGAGCTGCCTGTTCGGACATGGACACAG GCCTATAAGGAGTCTGTGCTGGAGCCCATGCTACAGGGCAGCGACAAAACACCAGCGCTCATCAACGATTATAAGGAATACCACACAGATAGCACAGTCAAGTTTGTGGTTCGCATGTCTGAGGAGAAACTAGCCCAGGCTGAAGCAGCTGGTCTCCACAAAGTCTTCAAGCTGCAGTCCAGCCTCACCTGCAACTCCATG GTGCTGTTCGACCAGATGGGATGTCTGAAGAGATACGATTCAGTCCAGGACATCCTTAAAGAGTTCTTCGAGCTCCGCCTGCACTACTACAAACTGAGGAAGGACTGGTTACTGGGCAGTCTGGGAGCTGAGGCATCCAAACTTTCCAACCAGGCTCGCTTTGTACTGGAGAAGATCGAAGGAAAAATAACGATCG AGAACAAATCCAAACGTGAACTGATCCGCATGCTGGTCCAGAAAGGCTACGAGTCTGACCCTGTAGCTGCCTGGTCCAAGGCTCAGGAGAAG GCTCAAGAAGAAGATTACCATGACGGAAACGACAGTGACAGCTCAGTGGACTCGGGCTCCTCATCTGGACCAAACTTCAACTACATCCTCAGCATGCCTCTGTGGTGCCTGACGAAAGAGAAGGTGGAGGAGCTGCTCAAACAGAGGGACCATAAG agaggagagctgaATGATCTACAGAAGAAATCCTCAGAGGATCTGTGGAAGGAGGACTTGGCAGTGTTCATCGAGGAGCTGGAT AACCTGGAGGCCCATGAGCGAGAAGAGCAGAGTTTAGGAAAGGCCATCAAACTGGTGAAGGGTAAAGTGGGCAAACCTAAAGTGAAGAAGATGAACCTCGAGGAGACCATGCCCTCGCCGTTCGGCCGTAGGGTGGATCCTCCGactcagccaatcaaatctgaCGCTGCCAAGAAACTgaccaaaaagaagaag AGTGACTCCGACCCGGCGGTGAAGTTGGAGTTCGATGAAGAAGGTTTGGGTGGAGAAGGAGGAACAGGAGAAAACTCTGTGGCCAAACCAAAGGCTCCACGTGttaagaaggagaagaaagaaccAG CAACTCCCAGAGTGAGAAAACCTCCAGGACCCAAAGGTACCCCCGCTAAGAAGGTGAAGAAGAGAAATCCCTGGTCTGATGATGAGTCCAAGTCAGACAGTGACCTGGAGAACAGCGAGCCCATCATCCCCAGAGAGACCAAGTCCCAGAGGGCATCAG CGTCGAAGCCAAAATATACGTTTGACTTctcggaggaggaggaggcagacgAAGAGGAGAACGGAGACGACGATGTGGCTTCTTCTCCGGTGAGGTCGTTCAAAGATGACTTCACCGCCTCTGACACCAAGCAGCGCTACAGCGACCATAACGACGAGGACGACGAGGACGACAACGAAGTCTCCTACTCTTCCCCCAAACAAAAGACCAC GTCTGCACCAGtagcaaaaaagaaagagacaacCAGCATCTTCTCGTCCAAGTCAGCCTTCTCTGAAAAGAGCAACGACAGTG ATGGGTCCAAATCTGACAGCGACGATGACAACGGCCCAGTGTTCTCCACCTACTCCAGCAGCTCTGCATTTGACAAACTATCGCCAGCAAAGAAAG CAGCTAAGAAGCCCTCTGATGCAGCTCCTAAACCTAAGAAGCCACCAGCACCAAAAGCAAAGAAACCAGATAAATCCATCTGGGACTCCGACTCTGACACTGGGTCCAAGAAGCCAGCACCAGCTCTTAAAG GTAAaggcagagggaggaagaggaagggctCTGGCTCTGAGGATGAGTACAGTCCAAtgaagaaaacagcaaaacctGTCGGCAGA AAGCCTCAAAAACCTCCATCCGATGACGAGGATGACGACAGCAACAGCCTGAGTGCGATGAACGCTCCGTCCCGTGACCGGCCGGGCCGGGCCAAGAGAGATGTCAAATACTTTGACGAGTCAGACAACGAGGAAGAAGACGACGATGACGACATGTTTGATTAA